The following coding sequences lie in one Sphingomonas sp. M1-B02 genomic window:
- a CDS encoding ATP-binding protein, whose protein sequence is MKRLRFLPNGIIARLFAIFLVTLVVEFTISTIIYEQASEFSVRNDEARRLAEHLVIARSLIAEQPYDQRRAMAVELTTARYFVQWSANRPVLPSNGESRDGIREQIVAWEPTLAQTNLQAQTLPHSGSTIAVGSLQLPQGDWLFFRTVEPLQTTSAIYGRIFSSVMTLLALVILGGLFIRHTLKPVRLLTETVEQFGPGLDRASTAKAPKGSGDVQRLMEAFNAMQERIRRLIDERTRALAAVSHDLRTPLARLRLRIEAVKDPALRREVEDDIEGMEAMVTSLLTFLGGDGEPESPRLIDLAVLCASIVDDFSDHGHEVGYRGPAHLEMRLRPIAIRRAVVNLVENAVHYGSDVELLLSAEGDAVLICVSDDGPGIPDESMMLVREPFVRLDHARQRDTSGFGLGLSIVERAVADEGGSLTLVNRTEGGLAATIRLPIAAKT, encoded by the coding sequence GTGAAGCGGCTGCGCTTCCTCCCGAACGGCATCATCGCACGGCTGTTCGCGATCTTTCTCGTCACGCTGGTCGTCGAGTTCACGATCAGCACGATCATCTACGAACAAGCGAGTGAGTTCTCGGTGCGGAACGACGAGGCGCGGCGCCTGGCCGAGCATCTCGTCATCGCGCGCAGCCTGATTGCAGAACAGCCCTATGACCAGCGCCGCGCGATGGCGGTGGAACTGACGACGGCCCGCTACTTCGTGCAGTGGAGCGCGAACCGCCCCGTATTGCCGAGCAACGGCGAGAGCCGGGATGGGATCAGGGAGCAGATCGTCGCGTGGGAGCCGACGCTGGCCCAAACGAACCTTCAGGCGCAAACCCTGCCTCACAGTGGCTCGACCATCGCGGTCGGATCGCTGCAGCTGCCGCAAGGCGATTGGCTGTTCTTCCGCACCGTCGAGCCCCTGCAGACGACCAGCGCCATCTATGGACGCATCTTCTCGAGCGTGATGACGCTGCTGGCGCTCGTGATCTTGGGCGGGCTCTTCATTCGCCATACGTTGAAACCGGTCCGCTTGCTGACCGAGACGGTCGAGCAATTCGGCCCGGGGCTCGATCGGGCATCGACCGCCAAGGCCCCGAAGGGCTCGGGCGACGTGCAGCGCCTGATGGAGGCGTTCAACGCCATGCAGGAGCGGATCCGGCGGCTGATCGACGAACGGACGCGCGCTTTGGCCGCGGTAAGCCATGATTTGCGTACACCGCTCGCGCGGTTGCGGCTGCGCATCGAGGCAGTGAAGGATCCTGCGCTGCGCCGCGAGGTAGAGGATGATATCGAGGGCATGGAGGCGATGGTGACTTCGCTCCTCACCTTCCTCGGCGGTGACGGCGAGCCGGAATCGCCCCGCCTGATCGATCTGGCCGTACTGTGCGCGAGCATCGTCGATGATTTCAGCGATCATGGACATGAGGTGGGCTATCGGGGCCCCGCGCATCTCGAAATGCGGCTGCGCCCGATCGCGATCCGTCGCGCCGTCGTCAATCTGGTCGAAAACGCAGTCCATTATGGTTCGGATGTCGAGCTGCTGCTTAGCGCAGAGGGGGATGCCGTCCTCATTTGCGTGAGCGACGACGGGCCCGGCATCCCGGACGAGTCGATGATGCTGGTCCGCGAACCGTTCGTGAGGCTCGATCATGCGCGGCAGCGCGACACCAGCGGCTTCGGACTTGGTCTCTCGATCGTCGAGCGCGCGGTGGCCGATGAGGGCGGCAGCCTGACGCTCGTCAACCGGACGGAAGGGGGGCTGGCGGCCACGATCCGGTTGCCGATCGCCGCGAAAACGTAG
- a CDS encoding carbonic anhydrase, translated as MNDVVGRVFGFETEVFANEADLYGKLAHEGQAPKVLIISCSDSRIVPEQIMQARPGELFVIRNAGNIVPPFAQQNGGVTATIEYAVAALGVTDVVICGHSGCGAMGALTNPEGLDALPSVRAWLNHSQAAKAVVDHSYPELDGPAAIRAASLENVVVQLQHLRTHPAVASRIAKGELTLHGWFVDIHTGGILALDGEKGRFLAVQEGEALPVALSPARRLAADFVRVEAA; from the coding sequence ATGAACGATGTCGTCGGCCGGGTTTTCGGCTTCGAGACCGAGGTTTTCGCGAACGAGGCGGATCTCTACGGCAAGCTCGCGCACGAGGGGCAGGCGCCCAAGGTGCTCATCATCTCCTGCTCCGACTCGCGCATCGTCCCCGAACAGATCATGCAGGCGCGTCCGGGCGAGCTGTTCGTCATCCGCAATGCGGGGAATATCGTTCCTCCCTTCGCCCAGCAGAATGGCGGCGTCACCGCGACGATCGAATATGCAGTCGCGGCCCTCGGCGTCACGGACGTCGTCATCTGCGGCCATTCGGGCTGCGGCGCGATGGGCGCCTTGACCAATCCCGAGGGCCTCGATGCGCTGCCCAGCGTGCGGGCATGGCTCAACCACAGCCAGGCGGCAAAGGCGGTCGTCGACCATAGCTATCCCGAGCTGGACGGCCCGGCGGCGATCCGCGCGGCGAGCCTCGAAAATGTCGTTGTGCAATTGCAGCATTTGCGCACGCATCCGGCAGTCGCGAGCCGGATCGCCAAGGGTGAACTGACGCTCCATGGCTGGTTCGTCGACATTCACACCGGCGGCATCCTGGCGCTGGACGGCGAGAAGGGCCGCTTCCTGGCGGTCCAGGAAGGGGAGGCGCTGCCGGTCGCACTGTCGCCGGCGCGGCGCCTGGCCGCCGATTTCGTCAGGGTCGAGGCGGCCTGA
- a CDS encoding response regulator transcription factor, giving the protein MILLVEDDPALRVLTARALKENGFEVRPCSAAPEMWRAMDEGGVELILLDIMLPGTSGIDLCRRIRRDSDVPIIFISAKGSETDRVIGLELGADDYISKPFGTRELVARVRAVLRRFESDGAGSPSLGLYHFDGWVADTRRHELRAPSGAVVELTGAEFDLLTTLLDQAGRVIARERLIELSRTRQADATDRSIDVLISRLRRKLSTSEKRAPIVTVRGVGYMLNAPVERE; this is encoded by the coding sequence ATGATCTTGCTTGTCGAGGACGATCCCGCTCTGCGCGTGCTCACGGCGCGAGCGCTGAAAGAAAACGGCTTTGAAGTGCGGCCCTGCTCGGCCGCGCCCGAAATGTGGCGGGCTATGGACGAGGGAGGCGTCGAGCTGATCCTTCTGGATATCATGCTGCCGGGAACCAGCGGCATCGATCTTTGCCGCCGCATCCGCCGTGATAGCGACGTGCCGATCATCTTCATCAGCGCCAAGGGTAGCGAGACGGATCGGGTCATCGGGCTGGAACTGGGGGCGGACGACTATATCTCGAAACCGTTCGGCACGCGGGAATTGGTCGCCCGCGTCCGGGCCGTGCTGCGTCGTTTCGAATCCGACGGCGCCGGCAGCCCGTCGCTCGGCCTCTATCATTTCGATGGCTGGGTTGCCGATACACGAAGGCACGAGTTGCGCGCGCCCAGCGGCGCCGTGGTGGAGCTGACCGGCGCCGAGTTCGATCTGCTGACCACCTTGCTCGATCAGGCCGGCCGCGTGATCGCCCGCGAGCGGCTGATCGAATTGTCCCGCACGCGCCAGGCCGACGCCACCGATCGCAGCATCGACGTCCTGATCAGCCGATTGCGGCGCAAATTGTCGACCTCCGAGAAGCGCGCGCCGATCGTTACGGTGCGGGGGGTCGGCTATATGCTTAACGCGCCGGTCGAGCGCGAGTGA
- a CDS encoding c-type cytochrome, translating to MESFDMMQSGSTTRFGQLALCVAASALALAACSQESAQEADTQVAAANETAAPAEAAAPAATAPAPAADNTDTISGVKFAAYTGDATKGKADFATCAACHSVDAGVNKIGPSLHGIVGRKAGTVAGFAYSAANKNSGITWTPEKLFQYLEKPQRVVPGTKMIFPGFPDPQKRADVIAYLQGNT from the coding sequence ATGGAGAGCTTCGACATGATGCAATCGGGATCGACAACTCGCTTCGGCCAACTGGCGCTGTGCGTGGCGGCTTCGGCGCTCGCACTGGCGGCATGTTCCCAGGAGAGCGCGCAGGAGGCCGATACGCAGGTTGCCGCCGCCAACGAAACGGCGGCCCCGGCCGAGGCGGCTGCGCCCGCCGCCACCGCACCGGCACCCGCAGCCGACAACACGGACACGATCAGCGGCGTCAAATTCGCCGCCTACACCGGCGATGCGACGAAAGGTAAAGCCGATTTCGCCACCTGTGCGGCCTGCCATTCGGTCGATGCCGGGGTGAACAAGATCGGACCGTCGCTGCACGGTATCGTCGGCCGCAAGGCGGGCACGGTCGCCGGCTTCGCCTATTCGGCGGCGAACAAGAATAGCGGCATCACCTGGACGCCCGAAAAGCTGTTCCAGTATCTCGAAAAGCCGCAGCGCGTAGTGCCCGGGACCAAGATGATCTTCCCCGGTTTCCCCGACCCGCAGAAGCGCGCCGACGTGATCGCGTATCTGCAAGGCAATACCTGA
- a CDS encoding geranylgeranyl diphosphate reductase encodes MSVQRFDCVVVGGGPSGATAATDLAGAGRSVLLLDRGGRIKPCGGAIPPRLIEDFAIPDELIVGRAVAARMIAPSDNEVDMPVGKGFVGMVDRESFDEWLRARAALAGAERRTGTFDRIERDGEEGAIVVYTDARGGPERRVRARCVIGADGARSRVARATLDGAETMPCVFAYHEVIRSPAPGDAGFDRGRCDVFYQAALSPDFYAWIFPHGDTASVGVGSANKGFGLRDAVARLRAREGLAGCETIRREGAPIPLRPLRKWDNGRDVLVTGDAAGVVAPASGEGIYYAMVAGREAAAAVGAFLVSGNPKALGQARRRFMRAHGRVFWILGIMQYFWYRNDRRRERFVAMCEDRDVQKLIWPAYMNKRLVYARPLAYLRIFVKDMRHLMQTAG; translated from the coding sequence ATGAGCGTGCAACGCTTCGATTGCGTCGTGGTGGGCGGCGGACCCTCGGGCGCGACGGCTGCCACTGATCTTGCCGGGGCGGGGCGCAGCGTGCTGCTTCTTGACCGGGGCGGACGAATCAAGCCGTGCGGCGGTGCCATCCCGCCGCGGCTGATCGAGGACTTCGCGATTCCCGACGAGCTGATCGTCGGCCGCGCGGTCGCGGCGCGGATGATCGCGCCGTCCGACAACGAAGTCGACATGCCGGTGGGCAAGGGCTTCGTCGGCATGGTCGATCGCGAGAGCTTCGACGAATGGCTGCGCGCGCGCGCCGCGCTGGCCGGTGCGGAACGCCGCACTGGCACTTTCGACCGGATCGAGCGGGACGGCGAGGAGGGCGCGATCGTGGTTTATACCGACGCGCGCGGCGGGCCCGAGCGCCGCGTCCGTGCACGGTGCGTGATCGGGGCCGACGGCGCCCGCTCGCGAGTCGCGCGCGCCACGCTCGACGGAGCCGAGACCATGCCCTGCGTCTTCGCCTATCATGAAGTGATCCGTTCGCCCGCGCCCGGCGACGCGGGCTTCGATCGCGGGCGTTGCGACGTCTTCTACCAGGCCGCGCTGTCGCCCGATTTCTACGCCTGGATCTTCCCGCATGGCGACACCGCCAGCGTGGGCGTCGGCAGCGCCAACAAGGGGTTCGGACTGCGCGACGCGGTCGCCCGCCTGCGCGCGCGCGAAGGACTTGCGGGCTGCGAGACGATCCGCCGCGAGGGCGCGCCGATCCCGCTGCGACCCTTGCGCAAATGGGACAATGGCCGCGACGTGCTGGTCACCGGCGATGCCGCCGGCGTGGTCGCTCCGGCGTCGGGCGAGGGAATCTATTATGCGATGGTGGCTGGGCGCGAAGCCGCCGCCGCGGTCGGCGCCTTCCTGGTCTCGGGGAACCCGAAGGCGCTCGGCCAGGCCCGCCGGCGCTTCATGCGCGCCCATGGCCGCGTCTTCTGGATCCTTGGGATCATGCAATATTTCTGGTACCGAAACGATCGTCGGCGCGAACGTTTCGTGGCGATGTGCGAGGACCGGGATGTGCAGAAGCTGATCTGGCCGGCTTATATGAACAAGCGGCTCGTTTATGCCCGGCCGCTCGCTTACCTCCGCATCTTCGTGAAAGACATGCGCCATCTCATGCAGACGGCGGGCTGA
- a CDS encoding BCD family MFS transporter — MTSASLGWLGIVRLGLVQSAIGAIVMLATSLLNRVMVVEYALPAALPAGLVAWHYAVQLSRPMWGHGSDRGRRRTPWILLGMAILALGAVLAIDAVSLLATGSAWGYALALVAFTMIGAGVGAAGTSLLALLATCVAPERRAAAASITWIMMIAGIVVTAGVAGALIDPFSLPRLATVGSAVAGGAFLLAIVAVWGVEGERAGPAPGPAPPVAPASDFATALREIWSDEEARRFTIFVFLSMCAYSMQDLILEPFAGLLFDYSPGQSTQLSGIQHAGVLAGMVLVGVGGSAFGGRSAAGLRRWIVGGCIGSALALVGLAMAAQAGPVWPLAANIAMLGFANGVFAVAAISTMMALAGGGKASPSGGREGIRMGVWGAAQAVAFGLGGLIGAVGVDAGRALIGSTPQTFTLVFGLESLLFLAAASVARRAPSRVARRAWTGSPA; from the coding sequence ATGACCTCCGCGTCGCTTGGCTGGCTCGGCATCGTCCGGCTCGGCTTGGTGCAGAGTGCGATCGGGGCGATCGTGATGCTGGCAACATCGTTGCTCAATCGGGTGATGGTCGTCGAATATGCGCTCCCCGCGGCGCTCCCAGCCGGGCTGGTCGCCTGGCATTACGCCGTCCAGCTTTCGCGGCCCATGTGGGGCCACGGCTCGGATCGCGGGCGGCGGCGGACGCCGTGGATCCTGCTCGGCATGGCGATCCTGGCGCTGGGCGCGGTGCTGGCGATAGACGCGGTAAGCCTGCTCGCGACGGGCTCGGCATGGGGGTATGCGCTGGCCCTAGTCGCTTTCACGATGATCGGCGCCGGGGTCGGCGCGGCGGGCACGTCGCTGCTGGCATTGCTCGCGACATGCGTCGCACCCGAACGCCGGGCGGCGGCGGCATCGATCACCTGGATCATGATGATCGCGGGCATCGTCGTCACAGCGGGAGTTGCGGGCGCGCTGATCGATCCCTTCTCGCTGCCGCGGCTGGCGACCGTAGGGAGCGCAGTTGCAGGCGGGGCATTCCTGCTGGCGATCGTCGCGGTGTGGGGCGTCGAGGGCGAGCGCGCAGGCCCGGCGCCCGGGCCTGCGCCCCCCGTCGCGCCGGCTTCCGATTTCGCCACTGCGCTGCGCGAGATATGGTCCGACGAAGAGGCTCGCCGCTTTACCATCTTCGTGTTCCTGTCGATGTGCGCTTATTCGATGCAGGATCTGATCCTAGAGCCCTTTGCCGGGCTGCTGTTCGACTATAGCCCCGGGCAATCGACCCAGCTGTCCGGCATCCAGCATGCCGGGGTGCTTGCCGGGATGGTATTGGTCGGTGTCGGCGGGAGTGCCTTTGGTGGGCGCAGCGCTGCGGGTTTGCGGCGGTGGATCGTCGGCGGCTGCATCGGCTCGGCGCTGGCGCTTGTCGGCCTCGCCATGGCGGCGCAGGCCGGCCCGGTATGGCCGCTGGCCGCCAATATTGCGATGTTGGGCTTCGCCAACGGGGTGTTCGCAGTAGCGGCGATCAGCACGATGATGGCGCTGGCGGGGGGCGGCAAGGCCAGCCCCAGCGGAGGTCGCGAAGGCATTCGCATGGGTGTGTGGGGCGCGGCGCAGGCGGTCGCGTTCGGGCTGGGCGGCCTGATCGGCGCGGTCGGCGTCGATGCAGGGCGCGCGCTGATCGGCTCTACGCCACAGACCTTCACCCTCGTTTTCGGGCTCGAATCGCTTCTGTTCCTCGCCGCCGCGTCGGTCGCCCGTCGCGCACCCTCGCGCGTCGCGCGGCGCGCTTGGACCGGCAGCCCGGCATGA
- a CDS encoding ATP-binding protein, producing the protein MPRWSNLALKATVIGTAICIVALVWALVLIQIQYERRETVSAAIRNNINRSIALEQYVARTLEGADLASAYVANRYSALLERNRLAPPSPIPIIPLGDFTVRSPAVREINIMNARGDLIATSEASPPPRVNVFETPIFQQHRSNPSIALRVNPPSRSRFSGRWLLLLTRRVNLRDGSFGGTVSVQIHPNELTNFFKDASISETELVSVIGLDGITRARRTGNTLSFGQDLRGTLVMRMQDRNPNGTYLGPSALDGLVRYFSHRRLSRYGIFVTSGVSEAAVLLPARARAGGYFAGATLIGLVIAIAAWLVLALIRRTALREAEIIAANARLRAAQRLARLGDWRFDIATETFHWSEDLCAMYERPTSPADVTLSDFGQLVGQHGLDIFRFALKEMQALRGRHEYELAARLPSGIISHRRIVAVPDFDAAGQLAGVHGTDQDITPRKLLESLQEQVGHLARIDGLNVIAATLAHELAQPLAAASNFLAAGTMRLAQEGEPDMREVIATLNATRGQILHAGEIIRRVRDLVRNREARADLISLREVIESAVTLSEAASPGARIDLSSLREGAPAKALADAVQVQQVLVNLIRNARDASRPREAAITIATSFLDSAFVLICVTDDGPGMASSGDDVFSPFTPSLREGLGVGLAICRTLVQAMGGSIWVAESGNSGTTVCFTLPRPIELAREQEVEARATRRSKVEQ; encoded by the coding sequence ATGCCAAGGTGGTCGAACCTAGCGCTGAAGGCGACGGTCATCGGCACGGCGATATGCATTGTCGCTCTTGTGTGGGCGCTCGTGCTGATCCAGATCCAATATGAGCGGCGCGAAACCGTCTCGGCGGCGATCCGGAACAACATCAACAGGTCCATTGCGCTGGAGCAATATGTCGCGCGCACATTGGAAGGAGCGGACCTCGCGAGCGCCTATGTCGCCAACCGCTATTCCGCGCTTCTGGAGCGGAACCGGCTGGCCCCTCCCTCACCGATCCCGATCATTCCGCTCGGCGACTTCACGGTCAGATCTCCCGCCGTGCGAGAAATCAACATCATGAACGCGCGTGGCGATCTGATCGCCACCAGCGAGGCGTCTCCCCCTCCAAGGGTAAACGTCTTCGAGACCCCCATCTTCCAGCAGCATCGCTCAAACCCGAGCATCGCCCTGCGCGTGAATCCTCCGTCTCGCTCTCGCTTTTCCGGAAGATGGCTCTTGCTCCTGACACGTCGCGTGAACCTTCGCGACGGGAGCTTTGGCGGAACCGTGAGCGTCCAGATCCATCCGAACGAGCTCACCAACTTCTTCAAGGACGCATCGATAAGCGAAACCGAGCTCGTCTCGGTCATCGGTCTCGATGGGATCACGCGTGCGCGACGCACCGGGAACACGCTCAGTTTCGGTCAGGACCTTCGGGGCACCCTGGTGATGCGCATGCAGGACCGGAATCCCAACGGGACCTATCTCGGTCCCAGCGCGCTGGATGGTCTGGTGCGCTATTTCAGCCATCGCAGACTGTCTCGCTACGGGATATTCGTGACATCGGGCGTGTCCGAGGCGGCCGTTCTCCTGCCGGCTCGGGCGCGAGCAGGGGGATATTTTGCAGGCGCCACGCTGATCGGCCTGGTGATCGCGATCGCGGCATGGCTGGTGCTTGCGCTGATAAGGCGCACAGCCCTGAGGGAAGCCGAAATCATCGCGGCGAATGCGCGTCTGCGAGCCGCCCAGCGGTTGGCGAGGCTGGGCGACTGGCGCTTCGATATTGCGACGGAGACCTTCCACTGGTCGGAAGATCTCTGCGCGATGTACGAGCGTCCGACGTCGCCGGCCGATGTCACGCTCAGCGACTTCGGCCAACTCGTCGGGCAGCACGGGCTCGACATCTTTCGCTTCGCACTGAAGGAAATGCAGGCGCTACGCGGCCGGCACGAATATGAGCTCGCGGCGCGCCTTCCGAGCGGGATCATCAGCCACCGGCGCATCGTCGCCGTTCCCGATTTCGATGCGGCGGGGCAATTGGCGGGCGTTCATGGCACCGATCAGGACATCACCCCGCGCAAGCTGCTCGAATCGCTCCAGGAGCAAGTCGGCCATCTTGCCCGGATCGACGGCCTGAACGTCATTGCGGCGACGTTGGCGCACGAGTTGGCGCAGCCCCTGGCGGCGGCGTCCAACTTCCTCGCCGCCGGAACGATGCGGCTGGCGCAAGAGGGAGAGCCCGACATGCGCGAAGTCATTGCGACCTTGAACGCGACGCGCGGGCAAATCCTGCATGCCGGCGAGATAATCCGGCGCGTGCGCGATCTGGTGCGAAATCGCGAGGCCCGGGCGGACCTGATCTCGCTGCGAGAGGTAATCGAGAGTGCCGTGACCTTGTCCGAGGCGGCCAGCCCTGGAGCCCGGATCGATCTTTCCTCGCTCAGGGAAGGTGCGCCTGCAAAGGCACTGGCGGACGCCGTCCAGGTGCAGCAGGTCCTGGTCAATCTCATCCGCAATGCGCGCGACGCGTCTCGCCCGCGGGAAGCCGCCATCACGATCGCCACGAGTTTCCTCGACTCGGCATTTGTTCTGATCTGCGTGACCGATGACGGGCCCGGCATGGCAAGCAGCGGGGACGACGTTTTTTCTCCGTTCACGCCTTCGCTGCGCGAAGGTCTCGGCGTCGGCCTCGCAATCTGTCGAACCCTGGTTCAGGCCATGGGAGGCTCGATATGGGTGGCTGAATCCGGCAATTCGGGCACCACCGTCTGTTTCACGCTGCCACGCCCGATCGAGCTCGCTCGCGAGCAGGAGGTCGAAGCGCGTGCGACGCGAAGATCAAAGGTCGAGCAATGA
- a CDS encoding TspO/MBR family protein — translation MGRAWLMPILTAAFAATAVAVLGATITDIGPWYRSLAQPDWAPPDAVYGMAWTAIFASTAIAGVTGWLATPDWREREWLLGMFALNGVLNLLWSLLFFRLHRPDWALIEVLGLWLSVAVLIVIIWRRSMVGAVLLIPYLLWVTFAGYLNMTIVNLNGPFS, via the coding sequence ATGGGCCGCGCCTGGCTGATGCCGATCCTGACTGCCGCGTTCGCCGCCACCGCCGTCGCGGTGCTCGGCGCGACGATTACCGATATCGGGCCCTGGTATCGCAGTCTGGCGCAGCCCGATTGGGCGCCGCCCGACGCCGTCTATGGCATGGCCTGGACCGCGATCTTCGCCTCCACCGCGATCGCCGGGGTGACCGGCTGGCTGGCGACACCCGACTGGCGCGAACGCGAATGGCTACTGGGCATGTTCGCGCTCAACGGCGTCCTCAACCTGTTGTGGAGCCTGCTTTTCTTCCGGCTGCACCGGCCCGATTGGGCGCTGATCGAAGTGCTGGGGCTGTGGTTATCGGTCGCCGTGCTGATCGTGATCATCTGGCGGCGCTCGATGGTCGGGGCCGTGCTGTTGATCCCCTATCTGCTGTGGGTGACCTTTGCCGGTTATCTCAACATGACCATCGTCAATCTGAACGGACCCTTTTCCTGA
- a CDS encoding helix-turn-helix domain-containing protein, which produces MHEVSTIILSGGAAERTPAIAREFRGGALRISDVFIADHVSYAQQAPRHLLNVPLAVDGAPSSGIALSFTPADRERRGRTCQGGMIGLQIGFDDWFFDEACEQPVRASLKAADKVDAKSTLMAHAIVSLDPRQTPDRIAHDTMLIALARHLGRTYGHTTGRRDDGWLHPRALSRVIERIGSDPAMCVSLQDLAAEAGLGVSAFIRAFRGSVGVTPAAFARRMRLERAAQLLQRTDLPVGEIALLCGFSSAWHFIGVFSAGRGTTPARWRSTLGPAG; this is translated from the coding sequence ATGCACGAGGTCTCCACAATCATATTGAGCGGAGGCGCCGCCGAACGCACGCCGGCGATCGCCCGTGAATTTCGAGGGGGCGCGCTCCGCATTTCCGACGTCTTCATCGCCGATCATGTGTCCTATGCGCAGCAGGCGCCAAGGCATCTGCTGAACGTGCCGCTTGCCGTGGATGGCGCGCCATCGTCCGGGATTGCCTTGTCCTTCACCCCCGCGGACCGAGAACGTCGCGGTCGGACCTGCCAGGGTGGGATGATCGGGCTCCAGATCGGTTTCGACGACTGGTTCTTCGATGAGGCTTGTGAACAGCCGGTACGCGCGAGCCTGAAAGCGGCCGACAAGGTCGACGCCAAATCGACCCTGATGGCGCATGCGATCGTTTCGCTGGACCCGCGGCAGACCCCCGATCGGATCGCCCACGACACGATGCTGATCGCGCTCGCACGCCATCTCGGCCGGACCTATGGCCACACGACCGGGCGTCGCGACGACGGCTGGCTACACCCGCGCGCGCTTTCGCGCGTTATCGAGCGGATCGGATCGGACCCGGCGATGTGCGTGTCGCTACAGGATCTGGCGGCGGAGGCAGGGCTCGGCGTTAGCGCGTTTATCCGAGCCTTTCGCGGCTCGGTGGGGGTCACGCCGGCCGCCTTTGCGCGGCGAATGCGCCTGGAGCGAGCCGCGCAGCTGCTGCAGCGGACCGACCTTCCCGTCGGCGAGATCGCCCTGCTTTGCGGGTTTTCCTCCGCTTGGCATTTCATCGGCGTCTTCAGTGCGGGCCGCGGCACGACGCCCGCACGCTGGCGGTCCACGCTGGGCCCCGCGGGATAG